The candidate division WOR-3 bacterium genome has a window encoding:
- a CDS encoding asparagine synthase-related protein: MNPSVEKEAPYLERYFSVFVSGREDIRVLENSNAALILSTGHIVKIKRDLLSSLSGSEIKHLLNELAGYFSLFIWNKNHKRAMIASDKLGLNPLYYTVTPDNALIFSTALENFLALPDFPISLDKTALRQFADFNYLLGERTFIKNVFRFRPGTLMVWDEKELRKENYWDAAEFFSGTMLTEKEFFNKFPVVMREVIGEWVEGKKRVGILLSGGYDSRAILACLYDLGVQGYAYTWDNPAIEETDIVRRLARAAGFKLRFLPFYPQERDTADLIAEVGRLTDFAFPFFHIGRYNAIKQIADEVDIIFSGQGELIRITPVPNDYISPVTLSHIYGKGDDHVQHFFNIDTTDKIFDDFPYQHFKPVEQLTCFLLYNAYRDDYGILNYGESQIIPVAMPYFDGRIIELLLKSPFSIARLNSWKRNFLFTLKSRKIYYHIVKQMAPHLLDIPLDRGYPQKFDRSYLNSIFSNLGILKIAVNPRRNRKETPPWMKYVYSLLSENRTLERDFYNREKIKKSLKKFPCWSPVESYELEKVARFELFYRHFLDRIGTR; the protein is encoded by the coding sequence TTGAATCCTTCGGTTGAGAAAGAAGCCCCTTACCTTGAACGGTACTTTTCTGTCTTTGTTTCCGGGCGGGAAGATATACGCGTGCTTGAGAATTCAAACGCTGCGCTCATCCTCAGCACCGGTCATATCGTAAAAATCAAGAGAGACCTGCTTTCATCGTTGTCCGGTTCGGAGATCAAACATCTTTTGAATGAGTTGGCAGGATATTTTTCCCTTTTTATCTGGAATAAAAACCATAAACGGGCAATGATTGCCAGTGATAAATTGGGGTTGAATCCGCTGTATTACACAGTTACCCCCGATAATGCATTGATATTTTCAACCGCACTCGAAAATTTTTTGGCTTTGCCTGATTTCCCCATTAGCCTCGATAAGACTGCCCTCAGGCAATTTGCGGATTTCAATTATCTGCTGGGGGAGAGGACTTTTATTAAAAATGTCTTCCGTTTCCGACCGGGCACCCTGATGGTCTGGGATGAAAAAGAATTGAGAAAAGAGAACTACTGGGATGCCGCGGAGTTTTTTTCGGGAACGATGCTTACCGAGAAAGAATTCTTTAATAAATTCCCGGTGGTGATGCGGGAAGTGATAGGAGAATGGGTTGAAGGTAAGAAGAGAGTCGGGATACTCCTTTCCGGGGGCTATGACTCGAGGGCAATCCTCGCCTGCCTTTATGATCTGGGGGTTCAGGGGTATGCTTATACCTGGGACAATCCAGCAATCGAGGAGACCGATATTGTCCGAAGACTCGCCCGTGCGGCTGGTTTCAAATTGAGATTTTTGCCCTTTTATCCTCAAGAAAGGGATACGGCAGATCTCATCGCTGAAGTAGGAAGATTGACCGATTTTGCTTTCCCCTTTTTCCACATCGGCCGTTATAATGCGATAAAACAGATTGCGGATGAGGTGGACATAATCTTCTCCGGTCAGGGTGAATTGATAAGGATTACCCCGGTGCCCAATGATTACATATCCCCTGTGACCCTGAGTCATATCTATGGTAAAGGAGATGATCATGTCCAGCACTTTTTTAATATTGATACTACGGATAAAATTTTCGATGATTTTCCCTATCAACACTTTAAACCGGTTGAGCAGTTGACCTGTTTTTTATTGTATAATGCCTATCGCGATGACTATGGCATACTCAATTACGGCGAGAGCCAGATAATTCCTGTGGCAATGCCATATTTCGATGGTCGAATAATTGAATTATTACTGAAGAGCCCGTTTTCAATCGCGCGACTGAATTCCTGGAAAAGGAATTTCCTCTTTACCTTAAAAAGTCGTAAGATTTATTATCATATCGTCAAACAGATGGCGCCGCATCTACTCGACATTCCCCTTGACCGCGGTTATCCCCAGAAATTTGACCGTAGCTACCTGAATTCAATCTTTAGTAATCTCGGAATTCTAAAAATTGCTGTAAATCCCAGACGAAACCGGAAAGAGACTCCTCCCTGGATGAAATATGTTTATAGCCTATTATCAGAAAACCGGACACTGGAGAGGGATTTTTACAATCGCGAAAAAATCAAAAAGTCTTTAAAAAAATTCCCCTGCTGGTCACCGGTGGAAAGTTATGAATTGGAAAAGGTGGCAAGATTTGAACTCTTCTACCGCCATTTTTTGGACCGGATTGGAACACGATGA
- a CDS encoding glycosyltransferase, translated as MRKKPKVCLIRQYYFPQEVHLRRDVKALMEGGFEVDVICARDSGEKLFENWNGVNIYRIPICHRRKGMLRYIYEYLYFFIHATVLLTRLFFRKRYECIEVDTMPDFLVFAAFVPKLFRRKIILYLFENMPMLFADKYKLGPGHPLIRFLKMIELMSVKFADQLIITHKRREKIFKKSIIILNVPDEEMFLSGVSVMSDQMIHRSDLYNAKEVVNIVTHSTLTEIYGIQNLLRAIACLKDNYPRIRCEIIGTGEYQRDLIELAQSLCLDNCVQFKGFIPFEKIAGALCAADIGVVSVLCDYLLPNKLFEYIALGIPVICSAVKAIRDFFDEDELCFYNPHDFRDLARQIEWVMFHYDLARERINKAYLKYSNEYCWVKLKDIYINCHHQKFGR; from the coding sequence ATGAGAAAAAAGCCAAAAGTTTGTTTAATTCGGCAATACTATTTTCCTCAAGAGGTCCACCTGCGCCGTGATGTAAAGGCATTGATGGAAGGTGGTTTTGAAGTTGATGTAATATGTGCCCGTGATAGCGGTGAGAAATTATTCGAAAACTGGAATGGCGTAAATATCTACCGGATACCGATATGCCATCGCCGGAAGGGAATGTTGAGATATATCTATGAATATCTCTACTTCTTTATCCACGCAACCGTCCTCCTCACCCGTTTATTCTTTCGCAAAAGATATGAATGCATTGAGGTTGATACGATGCCTGATTTTCTGGTATTTGCTGCCTTCGTTCCTAAGTTATTCAGACGGAAGATCATCCTTTATCTTTTTGAAAATATGCCGATGCTTTTTGCTGATAAATACAAACTTGGACCCGGGCACCCGCTGATACGATTTCTAAAAATGATTGAATTGATGAGTGTCAAGTTTGCCGACCAGTTGATTATCACACATAAAAGAAGGGAGAAGATTTTTAAAAAGAGCATCATAATATTAAATGTGCCGGATGAAGAAATGTTTCTATCGGGAGTCAGTGTAATGAGCGATCAAATGATTCACCGGAGCGATTTATATAACGCAAAAGAGGTGGTAAATATCGTCACCCATTCAACCCTTACCGAGATCTATGGGATTCAGAATCTTCTGAGGGCCATCGCTTGCTTAAAGGATAATTATCCCAGAATAAGGTGTGAGATAATCGGGACGGGTGAGTATCAAAGGGATTTAATAGAACTTGCCCAATCATTATGCCTTGATAATTGTGTTCAGTTTAAAGGTTTCATTCCTTTTGAAAAGATTGCGGGTGCCTTATGCGCTGCAGACATTGGTGTCGTCTCGGTATTGTGTGATTATCTTTTGCCCAACAAATTATTTGAATACATAGCCCTGGGCATTCCCGTGATATGTAGTGCAGTAAAGGCGATTAGAGATTTTTTTGATGAGGATGAATTATGTTTTTATAATCCCCATGATTTTCGTGACCTTGCGCGGCAGATTGAATGGGTGATGTTTCACTATGATCTTGCCCGGGAGAGGATAAATAAGGCGTATCTCAAGTATTCCAATGAGTATTGCTGGGTTAAACTCAAAGATATCTATATCAATTGCCACCATCAAAAATTCGGGAGGTAA
- a CDS encoding glycosyltransferase family 4 protein — translation MNIVFAADYIAPSPGAFIRSLELLSDAIKKNGGRVAYLFSVERDYLKRLKKYGNVYLCDKTANKLFSISSLINMAHALREIRGQVVHIQFLGLAYLLSAVILKFFYHHKIIVHYRNPPVSLLKGSKLRHRFSPLFYHLLNLFFIDANVVISESIKKMLVERNFARPHKIAVIYNGIDPEVIKNDSVKAERILEEKLGIELSGRFVVGMIANFSPQKDHATVINAASILTKKFPDIFFIFVGSEKIVEGKGYMEKAKSYVADKNLKNYIYFAGEMNNVYEIIPRFDIGLLISNFEGFGNALIEYALAGKPAIGTAVGGIKEIIIDGENGFLIPPGDHQKLAEKIELFITNARLKEEMGLTARKIALERFSLDTWVKNILSLYARVLNTE, via the coding sequence TTGAATATTGTCTTTGCGGCGGATTACATCGCTCCGAGTCCGGGTGCATTCATCCGGAGCCTTGAATTACTATCGGATGCCATAAAAAAGAACGGCGGAAGGGTAGCTTATTTATTCAGCGTGGAGCGCGATTATCTGAAACGACTAAAAAAGTACGGAAATGTATATCTCTGTGATAAAACTGCCAATAAGTTGTTCAGCATCTCCTCGCTTATAAATATGGCACATGCCCTGAGGGAAATCAGGGGACAGGTGGTCCATATTCAGTTTTTGGGGCTGGCATATCTTTTATCGGCGGTGATACTTAAATTTTTTTACCATCATAAAATTATAGTCCATTATCGTAATCCGCCGGTTAGTCTATTAAAAGGATCGAAGCTCCGCCATCGGTTCAGTCCCTTATTTTATCATCTCCTAAATCTTTTCTTTATCGACGCAAATGTGGTCATCAGCGAATCCATAAAAAAAATGCTCGTGGAAAGAAATTTTGCCCGGCCACACAAAATCGCGGTGATATATAATGGCATCGATCCGGAGGTGATAAAAAATGACTCCGTAAAAGCAGAAAGGATCCTGGAAGAAAAATTAGGGATAGAACTATCCGGTCGCTTTGTGGTGGGTATGATAGCAAATTTTTCACCCCAGAAAGACCATGCGACCGTCATCAATGCTGCATCAATCCTCACTAAGAAGTTCCCTGATATTTTTTTCATCTTTGTCGGTTCGGAAAAGATTGTCGAGGGCAAAGGATATATGGAGAAGGCAAAATCTTATGTCGCCGACAAGAATTTAAAGAATTATATTTATTTTGCGGGTGAAATGAATAATGTTTATGAAATAATCCCGCGCTTTGATATTGGACTTTTGATTTCAAATTTTGAGGGATTCGGTAATGCCCTGATCGAATATGCCCTCGCTGGCAAGCCGGCCATAGGTACCGCCGTCGGGGGGATAAAGGAGATCATCATCGACGGTGAGAATGGTTTTTTAATTCCGCCCGGTGATCATCAGAAACTTGCCGAGAAGATCGAACTGTTTATAACCAATGCCCGATTGAAAGAGGAAATGGGTCTTACCGCCCGGAAGATAGCGCTGGAGAGATTCTCTCTCGATACCTGGGTTAAAAATATCCTCTCCCTTTATGCACGGGTTTTAAACACTGAGTGA
- a CDS encoding glycosyltransferase family 4 protein: protein MNVVFAADYIAPSPGAFIASLKYLGKHLVNEGNRVAFLFSEPRSYLKQLRRYGPVYLCKKTANRKFSMDALMKMKQAVMEIRADIVHIQFVGLAYLLAAIILKPFFRYRLIVHWRCIPEGAIRNDLYHNFTPFLYKIFSAIFIDAHIAISETIKEILIRKNFASPAQVQVIYNGVDPAEFSNSNEGKAQVLIEQLTGKRLSSRFVVGMIADYSVEKDHETFIKAADSVRKKHPNAIFLIIGSERKYFGIGMKERLVKMIESCDLQENVILLDNLPYATRVIPSFDVGVLCSHYEGFGNVLVEYMMAGKPVIGTHAGGIAEIIEDGVTGFLIAPRDYEGLAEKIIYLLGDSELRERMGKNAQRVAEARFSLSQWAEKIRALYRSLLI from the coding sequence GTGAATGTAGTATTTGCTGCTGATTATATAGCTCCGAGCCCGGGTGCATTCATCGCGAGTTTAAAATACTTGGGCAAACACTTGGTCAACGAAGGTAACCGAGTTGCCTTTCTTTTCAGCGAACCCCGCAGTTATTTAAAGCAACTGAGAAGGTATGGTCCGGTTTATCTGTGTAAAAAAACGGCGAATCGTAAATTTAGCATGGATGCGCTCATGAAAATGAAGCAGGCAGTAATGGAAATCAGGGCAGATATTGTCCATATCCAGTTTGTGGGTCTTGCTTACCTGCTGGCAGCGATAATTCTCAAGCCCTTCTTCCGTTACCGACTGATAGTCCACTGGCGGTGTATCCCGGAGGGAGCGATAAGAAATGATCTCTACCATAACTTCACGCCGTTTTTGTATAAAATTTTCAGCGCCATTTTTATTGATGCCCATATCGCAATCAGCGAAACAATAAAAGAAATTTTGATCCGGAAGAATTTTGCATCCCCGGCTCAGGTTCAGGTTATATACAATGGTGTCGATCCGGCTGAATTCTCAAATTCCAATGAGGGGAAAGCACAGGTTCTGATTGAACAATTAACCGGCAAAAGATTATCTTCCCGATTTGTTGTGGGTATGATCGCTGATTACTCAGTGGAAAAAGATCACGAGACCTTTATAAAGGCAGCCGATTCGGTGCGAAAAAAGCATCCTAATGCAATCTTTCTCATCATCGGTTCGGAAAGGAAATATTTTGGGATTGGTATGAAGGAAAGATTAGTGAAAATGATCGAATCCTGTGATCTCCAGGAAAATGTAATCCTTCTGGATAACCTTCCCTACGCCACCAGAGTAATCCCCAGTTTTGATGTCGGAGTATTATGTTCACACTATGAAGGCTTCGGGAATGTTCTGGTTGAATATATGATGGCGGGTAAACCGGTGATCGGAACCCACGCCGGAGGTATCGCCGAGATAATCGAGGATGGGGTTACTGGCTTTTTAATCGCCCCGCGCGATTATGAGGGGCTTGCGGAGAAAATAATATACCTCTTAGGGGATTCTGAATTGAGGGAGAGAATGGGGAAGAATGCCCAAAGGGTAGCAGAGGCAAGGTTTTCGCTATCGCAGTGGGCGGAGAAGATACGCGCCCTTTATCGCTCTCTTTTGATTTAG